In Ensifer sp. WSM1721, the genomic window AGATCCGATGTCCCAGATGGGCCCGTTGATGGTGTTTCCAACGACGCCGAAGCAACCCGTATGCCGGGGTAACCCGCAACGCTTATTACGGGAAAGCCGCATCGGGTTGGAACGACCTGAATGCAGTCGCCTCTGGCCATCCTAAACACGGCATTCGTTCAATGGACGATGTTCATAGCTCGTCCAAAGTAGCGCGCATCTGCATTGTTTGTCATCGTCCACCCAAGCGAGCGGCGACGTGCTACGCGTTTGATCCAAGGTGGGGCAGATCGGAGGGTTCATTCATCACCCTCATGATAGCTTTGCGACTGGTAGCGAACTCTCTGGCAATGCTCAGTCCTTTGGGCACGTCTCTGAGCGCAGCTAGACCGCCAAACCAGAAAGAGCACGCTCCCGAAATAGCCTACCTGAAGAAGCAGCGAAC contains:
- a CDS encoding exopolysaccharide production repressor protein; this encodes MVYLVSHSIRSVIVTTLAGSLLLQVGYFGSVLFLVWRSSCAQRRAQRTEHCQRVRYQSQSYHEGDE